The genomic region CTCGGAGATCCCGACAGCTATTCTCACGTCGAGCTCGGGCGCTGGATCATGGCGCATCGGACCCTGCCGACGAGTGATTCATTTTCGTTTTCGAAGCATGGCGCGCCTTGGATCACGTTCGAATGGCTGTCGGAAGTCATCTACGCCGGAGCCTACGTCCTGTCCGGCTGGTCCGGCGTCGTCGTCGTCGCCGCAGCGGCGATCGCACTCGCCTTCGGTCTGCTCACGTTCTTCTTGCTGCGCGAGCTATCGCCGACCCGGGCGCTGGTCATGGTGATCGCGGCCGTCGTCCTGACGGCGCCGCACATGCTGGCGCGGCCACACGTGCTCGTGATGCCCATCATGGTGATCTGGGCGGCTGCCCTGGTGCGCTGCATGGATCATGGCAGGCCGCCACCACACTGGGCCCTGCCGCTGCTGGTCGTCTGGAACAATCTGCACGGCAGCGGAGTGCTGGCGCTTGGCTTGATCGGACCCGTGGTGCTCGAGGCGCTGCTGCGCGAGGAGCGAAGCAAATGGCCACGCGTGCTGCTGCGCTGGCTGCCATTCACACTGTTTGCAGTCGCCGCATCCTGCCTGACGCCGCATGGACCGGAACCCCTGCTGATGCCGATCACGACACTCGGCCTCGGTCCCGCGCTCGCCTGGATCGGGGAATGGCGGCCGCAGGATTTCAGCCACATCGGCGGTTTCGAGCTGCTGCTGCTCGGGAGCATCTTCGCGCTCTCGCGCGGCATCACGCTGCCGCTCGTGCGGACCCTGGTGGTGATCGGCTTGCTCCATTTCGCGCTGGCGCAAATGCGCAATGCGGATCTGCTTGCCGTGCTGGCGCCGCTCTACCTCGCGGCTCCGCTGGGCCGGAGGTTCGGTGGGCCGAGCGGGAGCGAGACCGACGGCCCCTCGCGCGGCTTGAACCTGGCGGCATTCGGCATCTTGGCCGCGATGAGCGGATTGGCTCTGGCGCGCGACATCCGGCCGGCGCCCCTCATCACCCCCGAGGCTGCCGTCGCCCGAGCCGACCTCGCCAAGGCGGGGCCGCTGCTCAACGATTATTCCTTCGGCGGCTATCTGGTCTTTGCCGGCATTCCCACCTTCATCGACGGCCGCGCGGAATTGTTCGGCGGACCGTTCATCGACCGCTACAATCGCGCCCTCGCGCTGATTGACCTCGGAGATTTTCTCAAGCTGCTCGACGACTACAAGATCAGCGCGACGCTGCTCGCACCGAGTGCGCCCGCGACAGCGATGCTTGACCGGTTGCCGGACTGGCAGCGCGTGTACAGCGATGACGTGGCGGTCGTCCACAAGCGCCGGGAGATGCACTAAGGCCAGCTCGGCAGCATCATCGAAGACGAGGTGTTGCCTCACGTCCGAGATGATTGCGGCGGATCACCCGTTGATTGCGTGCTTGGCGGGTGCGGCCGCCGCCTCGTTGCGATCGAAGCCGGCTCGCTTCTGGACCACGTACAATGGACGGCGTTTTACCTCGGCGTGAATGCGGCCGACGTAAAGGCCCACGATTCCCGTCATCAGCATGTTCATTCCGCACAACAGCGAGAGGAGGACGATCGTCGAGGACCAGCCGGTCACGAGGTGAGCGTCCTTGCTCAGCCACATCACGACGACCCAGCCGCCGTAGAGCAGTGCGAATGCCGAGACGGCCAATCCGCACCAGATGGCCAGCCGCAAGGGCAGATCGGAAAAGCCGAGCGCGGCGTTCACCGCGAGCCGGATCATCTTGAACAGGGGGTACTTGGTCTCGCCCGCGGCGCGTTCGAGACGATGGAAGGCGACCTCGGCCTGGCGGAAGCCGAGCCAGGCGATCATGCCGCGTACGAAGCGATCCTGCTCCGGCATCTGCCGAAGCGCGTCCAGCACCTTGCGATCGATCAGGCGGAAGTCACCGACATCGGCGGGGATGCCGACGGAGGACATCTTGCCGAGAAGCCGGTAGAACAGGTGTGCCGTCGCGCGCTTGAATGGGCTCTCGCCCTCGCGAGACAGGCGGCGGGCGTGGACGACGTCGTTGCCTTCCTGCCATTTTGCGATCAATTGCTCGATCACTTCGGGCGGATCCTGCAAATCGGCATCCATGACGATGATCGCGTCACCCTGAGCCGCGTCCATGCCGGCGGTGATGGCGACTTGATGGCCAAAATTCCGCGACAGGCCGATATAGCGAAAGCGGGCGTCGCGCACGGCGAGCGCCTGTAGCACGATCGAGCTGGAATCGCTGCTGCCGTCGTCGACGAAGATCGCCTCTGCCGGCCCGTCGAGCCGGGACAGCACGAAGTCGAGCCGGCGCAGCAATATCGGCAGTACGGCTTCCTCGTTGAACACGGGAATGACGAGGCTGTAGCGGATCGATCCGGAATTGGCCGCCATGCGAAGGAGTCCAGCTGGGTTGCAGGGGCGGAAGTCTATGGGCTGCTGGTTAAGGTCGCCTTTCTCAGGACTTGCGGCGAATCCTGTAGAGGACAAACCGATCCGAGGTCTCCACCAGCTCCAGCAGATCCGGCAGCGGATTTGCGGCCCGCGGACCCAGCACATAGAGGTAGTCGAAATCCAGGTACCAGGTGCGGACAAAGCGCGGCGAGTCCGCCGGCGGGCGGCCCGTTGCAATCGCGGTGAGCAGGCCTGAGGACGCCAGTCCGCCATCCGGAGTGGCAAGATGGCGCAGGGCCTCGACGGCCCGAACCGGCTGCTTGCCCGCTTCCGTGAAGAGATTGGGCACGAACGCGTTGGCATAGTGCACCGCCAGCGTTGGCGCATAATACATCGGATACGCGGCGAGGTCGGCGAAGGGCGGGTCGCCAGCTTCGTCGGCATTGCTGACGAGAACGCGCGAGCCGCGTTCGATCTTGCGGAACGACTCGATGATGGCCGCGTAGTCAGCGCGGTAGGGCAGCCATATTGTGAAGACAACGGCGAGATTGATCAGCGTGATGCCGCTGATGGCAGCGAGCGCAGCCATTCTCGACGTCCGGCTTGGGAGCGACAGCGAGCAGAACGCCGGCAGGATCAGAGCCGCCGCGGGGATCACGCGGAGGTCGGCAAACGAGGTCCCAAACAGCCTGGAGGGAATGGCCACGTACAGGAGCGCAAGACCGATCGCGAGCCAGATCCCGGCCGGCTCGAGCCTGAGAACGCCGCGCCTTGCGGCGAACAGCAGCGAGATCATCAGCGTCAGCCCGGTCACCGCCGCGGCCGTCAGATTGTAGCCGTTCATGATGCGGAGCAGCCAGACCGGCTTGAATGCAAGGAACCAATCGTTGCCTTGGCTTCCGATCGAGCCAGCCGTGACATGCATGATCGCAAGCAGCGCAAGCGCCGGCAGGGCCAGCGCACCAAGCCGTGCGACCGCCACGGGATAGGCGACCTGCCCTTGGCGGATGCGCGACAGTTCGAAAAGGCCGAGCGTTGCGCCGTAGATGCCGAGCGAAAAGAAATGCGCCACATAGAGCGCGGCGACGAAGATCAGATTGGAGGCGAAGCGCAGCGGCCAGGGGCCTTCGGCCAGCATCAGATAGACCGCGATGCCCCAGAGCGCGAGGCCGAGCCCGAACTCGAAATTCACGAACCCCCAGCTGAACGGCAGGCAATAGATGAAAGCGAGCGCGGCGAAGCCGGCGAGATGGATGCGTCCTTTCCTGACCCATTCGAGCAGCAGCGCACCTGTGACGATCAGGACTTGGCTCAGCAACAGGAACAGCCGCGTGGCGTTCTCGACGCTCATCAGCCGCGCCAGCTGCGGGACCAGCAGGTCCATTCCGAGGTTGGGATAGAAGGCCCAGGTCACCTCGTAATGCGGATTGGCACCCGGGGTGCCGCTCTGGCTCAGAATGTACATGCGGGCGAGGTGATTGGGATAATCGACCATCGCCGGAATGGGGGTCAGCAGCACCGGGAGAAACGAGACCGCCGCCAGCATCGCAAGAACGATGATCGCCACGGCTCGGTCCGGGTCGGGACGAGCCGGATCTGTCAGGGTCGGCTTGCTGGAAGGAACCATGTGATGAGATCGCTGAGGCCGAAGACGCGCGCTGGAGCAGGTCCTCACTTCGAAGGCGCCGCAATCGCGCCGTCTGCGGGCTCGCGTACATGGATCACGGCGATATCGTCCGCATAGATCCGCTTCCAGCCTTTGAGCTGGTCGAGGATCTGCGGTCCCGGCGCATCGGCGCCCAGCAGCGTCGCGTCGATCTTGTGCTCGTCCAGCAGGCGCGGCAGCAGCCCGGGCTTCTTGCCCTCGGTCGCCTTGAAGAAGTCCATGATGAACTTCTCGCCGTAGAGCTCGGCGCGGCCGTCGACGAACACAGGGATATCGCGAGAGATCAGATAGCCGCCGAACTGGTAGGCGTTGAAGACGCGCTGCACCTTGCGTTGCTCGAGCAGGTCGACCGCCGCAACCGGCGTCTGCGTCATGGTGAAGGTGAAGCGGTGGTGCCCCAAATAGAGCGAGGTCGAGGTCCAGCTTGCCGCCACGATCATCACCGCGCCGAGCGCTGTAATATAGCGGGCCGGCCAGCTTTCGGTACCGGCGGCCTCAGGCGCCGGCTGCGGGAACATCTCGCCGAGCGGCTTTGCCAGCACCAGCGGCACCAGGAATGCAAATGCCTCGATGCTCCTGACGTGGCTCAGCGCGCTCCAGGTCAGGAACAGGATCAGGAAGATCCGGGGCGCCGACAGCACCAGGCCGCGATAATAGCCGAATGCGATCAGGGCGAGCAGGGCGCCTTCGAACGGGGTGAAGGTGGCGAAGTTCGCCGGCATCCATTCGAGGATCAGCGTCAGCAGCTCGCCGAGGCTGAGGATGTTGGTCGCGCCCTGCAGCGTTCGCCAGCCATATGGCGTGCAGCAGCTCGCGATCAGCGCCCCGATTCCGAACAGCACCCAGCGCATGAACAGGGCGAGCCGCCGGCCCTTCTCGGCATGCTCGACCGCTTCGAGCGAGATCGGGCCGATCAGCGCGAGCCCGAGCACGAAACCGCCATGCAGGTTCGCCCAGAGCGCCATCAGCGGCAGCCAGGTCCAGGACGGCGCGCTCTTGCGGCTCGCGGCCGCCATCAGCAAGCCGGCCCACGCCACCATCACCGGCAGTGCCAGAATATGCGGGCGCGCCAGCACGTGATGGATCGACAGCAGCAGCGCCAGCATCGCGAACAGCACTGCGCGCGGGGCTTCGAGATGCGCCTCGAGCAGATGGACGAAGATTGCGACGGTGAGCGCGACGGCGGCCGCGGTGAGGATGACGGGACCTGCCCAGCCCCATTGCGCATGGGAGAAGGCGAACGCGACCTGCGACAGCCATGACGTCGAGATCCACGGCGCGCCCGTCCGCGTGAAGGAATAGAAGTCGATGGTGGGCATGGCACCGTGATCGAGGATCCATTGCCCGATCTTGATCTGCCAGAACGAGTCGGAATCCTGAAGCAGCGTGTCGCCGAGGAACAGGAAGAACAGATAGGCGCCGGCACCGACGCACAATGGCACCAGCGCGCGCGCGCGGCCCTGCACCGCGATGCTGTTGGCGAAGGAAAGGGACATGCCCGCCTCGTCGTCCTGGTTGCTCTTGCCGGTCCGGCCATGATCCGGACCTGGCGGGCTGCGTGCGCACCATCTCGTCGCGCTTCAGTCCGAGCGGGCGGCATTGGACCACGCCGGTCATAACTTCGGGTAAACCGGCCGCGCCAGGCCGGCGTCATATGTTTACAATTTAACGGATTGTTTCGAAGTTCGATTTACCATGGGCCAATACACGCAATCCGCCCAGTGTTTACGCAGTCGAATTAACTGCGACGCAATTCTTTGCCTCTACGTTCCGTTCCCATGGTCGGGCGGCGCTGGGAAGCCGAAGAGACCAGATCAGTTGTAGCCTCGTATACTCATTTGGAGCACTCCATGAAGAACCTCGTTGCGCGTTTCATGAAAGATGAATCCGGCGCCACCGCTATTGAATACGGCCTGATCGCTGCCGGCATCGCGCTGGCGATCATCACCGTCGTCAACAACCTCGGCACCACGCTGAACGCCAAGTTCACTTCGATCTCGACCAGCCTCAAGTAAGGCCGGACGACCAGCGGAAGTGCGAAGAGCCCCGTCATCGACGGGGCTCTTTTGCTTTGCGGTATCGGCGCGGGGGGGCGACGATCGGGCTTAAGCCTCCTTCAAGTCCCGGGGTGTATGGCTGGGCGGGTTTAGATCACTGTATCGCGTAAGGAAGCCGCATGGCCGAAGCTTCGTCCGCCCCGCCTGCCGTTGATCGCCACGGTGCGGTCCCTGCGATCCTCGTCAACATCTCCTTCGTGCTGGCGATCGTCACGCTGGCGTTTTTTCCGACGGCCTATCTCACCCATATCTGGATCTTTGACGCCGACGGACGCGGCATCCCCACGGACTTCGTCAACGTCTGGGCGGCCGGAAGACTGGCGCTCGATGGGCATCCCGCGCAGGCCTGGGATTGGGACATTCAGAAGCAGGTCGAGCTTGCGCTGCTCAAGCAGGATTTCGTCGGCCATTTCGCCTGGCACTATCCGCCGCCCTTCCTGTTCGTCGCGTCCTTCCTGGCGCAATTTCCCTATGCAATCGCCTTCATCGGCTGGGCCGCGTTCAGCATGGTGCCGTATCTTGCCGTGATGCGCGCGATCATCGGGCGCAATGCGGGCCTGGTGATCGCGATTGGATTTCCGGCCGCCTTCCTCAACATTCTGGTCGGGCAGAACGGCTTCCTCACGGCTTCGCTGATCGGCGGCACGCTCTATCTGTTGCCGGCACGGCCGGTGCTGGCCGGAATCTGTCTCGGCCTTCTCTGCTACAAGCCGCAATACGGGCTCTTGTTTCCGCTTGTCCTGCTCGCCGCCGCCCAATGGACGGTGGTGTTCACGGCCGCAATCGTCACCGTAGCGATCGCTGCAATGTCCTGGTTCGCCTTCGGCAGCGAAAGCTGGCAGGCGTTCTTCCACTGGATTCCGATGTTCTCGCAGGCCTTCCTGACCGAGGGCAGGGCGCCCTGGTTCAAGATGCAGAGCATCTTCGCGCTGGTGCGTTATGTCGGCGGCACCGAGCAGCTCGGATGGATCTTCCAGTGGGTGTTGACCGCGGCTGTGGCCGTCGTGCTGGTCGTGGTGTGGCGGAGCCGGCTGCCCCACGCCCTCAAGGCGGCGATGCTCGCGACGGCGACGCTGCTCACGACGCCCTATCTCTTCATGTACGATCTGGTGGTGCTGGGCATCGCGGTGGCCTTCCTCATCCGCGCCGGACTCGATGAAGGTTTCGCCCGCCACGAGGTGATGGCGCTGGCGCTCGTCTTCGCGCTGCTTGCGAGTTTCCTGTTTCTCGGGCAACCGGTCGGCTTCCCGGCGATCCTCATCGTGTTCGGGCTGATCCTCCGACGCTGCGCCGCCTGGCGGAGTGCCGAGGCCGCATCGGCGCAGCTCGCTCTCACGCGAACGAGCTGAGAAGCTCGACCAGGTTTGGGCTCCGGGTGAGACGCTGGGGCGGAATGGCTTTAGGTTGAATCGATGGCCGCGGCTCGTTCACCTCTCCCGCTTGCGGGAGAGGTCGGCGCGTTCCGGGCGATGCGTAGCATCGTCCCGCGCGCCGGGTGGGGGCTTTTTCCTCTTGGGGATTGTCCCATTGCGGGAGCACCCTCTCCCCAACCCTCTCCCGCAAGCGCAGACAAGAAGAGTTGCGCGGTCTTTCCTGCCGACGTGGATCATCCACGCTTGACTGCGGCCCAGTTTCGCTCCCGCCGAGCCGCTGCCTTTGTGGTATCACATAGTTCTTTGTATGGAGGGAGCGATGGCCGACCGAAAGGAAAGCAACACCGACGGGCCCGGCAAAGAGCCGCTCTATGACCGGACGTTGCTGCTGCACGGCCGCAAGCGCAACGAGGTGCTCACTTTAAGCGAGGTGCAGCGATACGGCACGGACAGTTTCTCCGATCCGGACTACATTCGCCTTTATGGCATGACGCCCACGCAATGGTACGCGCGCGGTGTACGATTGCTGGGCCGAACGGCTGTTGAATGCACGCGCGACCCCTTGGCCGATCTCATCGGCCGCGACATTGCGGCGGTGGCCGCCTCGCTCCCGCCGGAGACCAAGTTCTCGGTCATCGATCCCTTCTCAGGCTCGTGCAACACGCTTTACTGGATACTGCGTCACGTCCCTCATTCGCGAGGGATCGCATTCGAGTTCGATCCCAGCGTGTATCAACTCACCAGGCAAAACATTGCTGATCTCGATCGTCCGATCGAGCTCATACAGGGCGACTACACCTCGATCCTGGATAGGCTCGACCTGCCGGCGCACGACGCCCTGATCGTCTTCGTAGCGCCGCCATGGGGCACTGCGCTCGACGAAGTCGAGGGTCTTGATCTGCGGCGGACCGAACCGCCGATCACCGACATCATTGCGCGAATTGCTGACGCCTATGCCGGCCGCCACATGCTCTTTGCTATACAAGTATATGAGAAGGTGAACG from Bradyrhizobium sp. CB1015 harbors:
- a CDS encoding Flp family type IVb pilin, producing the protein MKNLVARFMKDESGATAIEYGLIAAGIALAIITVVNNLGTTLNAKFTSISTSLK
- a CDS encoding glycosyltransferase family 87 protein codes for the protein MAEASSAPPAVDRHGAVPAILVNISFVLAIVTLAFFPTAYLTHIWIFDADGRGIPTDFVNVWAAGRLALDGHPAQAWDWDIQKQVELALLKQDFVGHFAWHYPPPFLFVASFLAQFPYAIAFIGWAAFSMVPYLAVMRAIIGRNAGLVIAIGFPAAFLNILVGQNGFLTASLIGGTLYLLPARPVLAGICLGLLCYKPQYGLLFPLVLLAAAQWTVVFTAAIVTVAIAAMSWFAFGSESWQAFFHWIPMFSQAFLTEGRAPWFKMQSIFALVRYVGGTEQLGWIFQWVLTAAVAVVLVVVWRSRLPHALKAAMLATATLLTTPYLFMYDLVVLGIAVAFLIRAGLDEGFARHEVMALALVFALLASFLFLGQPVGFPAILIVFGLILRRCAAWRSAEAASAQLALTRTS
- a CDS encoding RsmD family RNA methyltransferase, giving the protein MADRKESNTDGPGKEPLYDRTLLLHGRKRNEVLTLSEVQRYGTDSFSDPDYIRLYGMTPTQWYARGVRLLGRTAVECTRDPLADLIGRDIAAVAASLPPETKFSVIDPFSGSCNTLYWILRHVPHSRGIAFEFDPSVYQLTRQNIADLDRPIELIQGDYTSILDRLDLPAHDALIVFVAPPWGTALDEVEGLDLRRTEPPITDIIARIADAYAGRHMLFAIQVYEKVNVDSMAELKSKVDWSTAKTYDLNVPGRNHGILLGTRGWRP
- a CDS encoding glycosyltransferase family 2 protein, translated to MAANSGSIRYSLVIPVFNEEAVLPILLRRLDFVLSRLDGPAEAIFVDDGSSDSSSIVLQALAVRDARFRYIGLSRNFGHQVAITAGMDAAQGDAIIVMDADLQDPPEVIEQLIAKWQEGNDVVHARRLSREGESPFKRATAHLFYRLLGKMSSVGIPADVGDFRLIDRKVLDALRQMPEQDRFVRGMIAWLGFRQAEVAFHRLERAAGETKYPLFKMIRLAVNAALGFSDLPLRLAIWCGLAVSAFALLYGGWVVVMWLSKDAHLVTGWSSTIVLLSLLCGMNMLMTGIVGLYVGRIHAEVKRRPLYVVQKRAGFDRNEAAAAPAKHAING